Part of the candidate division WOR-3 bacterium genome, TTTTATCTACGACCACGTATTCGTCGTCCTTGTTGAAGAGAGAGTAAGCTTTGAGGAGCTGATTTACAGCGTGGATTTTTTCGCTTTTTTCGGCGTAATCTCTGTGAATTTCGTCTTCGCGTTTTACTTTTTCTTCAAGAGCGATGGATCCGTCAGACTGAATGTTTTTCAGTTTGACGCTGATGTCGGGAAGAGTGAAAAAATCAGGATCGTTAGGGGAAATCGCTTTTCTTCCTTTTTCCGATATGTTTATTGTCTGTCCTTTTTCATCCAAAGTGTAATAGAGTTCCTCGAGAAGAGAGGGCATTTTTTTCGACTTGCTCATCCCGTCTTCGGCCATGATTTTTTTCTCGGTTTCGTCTATAAGCGATGTTATTCCGGTTTTCTGTTGAAGTTTTATGAGTCTTTTGAATTTTGGATTGCCGTTCTTGGCGATGAGAAGTTTAACGCCGGCTTGCTCCCTGTTTTCCTGTTCGAGAAAACTTTCTCCCTCCGATATGAGCTGATTGAGCAGATTGTTCTGAAGCCGGACTATCCTCTCAACGGAAGGGTTCAGGTCCTGATAAAGCGTTTCTTTTTTATCCGTTTCTACAAGACCGGATATGATGAGAGGAGTTCTCGCCTCGTCTATGAGGACCGAGTCTACTTCGTCAACTATGCAGTAATAATGGCCTCTTTGCACTCTGTTGTCGGGGTGAATTGCTATGTTGTCCCTGAGATAGTCGAAACCGAATTCATTGTTTGTTCCGTATGTTATGTCGGCGGAGTATTGTATTTTTCTTTCTTCGAAAGTCATGTTTCCCTGAATGCATCCGACAGTCATGCCGAGTTCAGTGTAAATGTTTCCCATCCATTCACTGTCCCTTTTGGCAAGGTAGTCGTTGACGGTGACAAGGTGAACTCCATGGCCAGGTATGGAGTTGAGATAGACCGGCATAGTGGCGACAAGGGTTTTACCTTCTCCTGTGGCCATCTCCGAAATTTTTCCCTGGTGGAGGACCGTCGCGCCTATAAGCTGAACGTTGTATGGAATCATTTCCCACTGAGTTTTGTGCCCCATGACCGTTATTTCGCGCCCGTTTAGTCTCCTGCAGGCTTCTTTAACCATGGCAAAAGCCGTCGGCATGATCTCGTCGAGATATTTCATTTCTATCTCGAACCTTTGTTTTTCGAGCCGTTTGAGATCTTCTTTGAGTTCGGCGCGTTCCTGCGTGTCCTGAGAAGCCCTGATTTTCTGCTTTATATTGTCAACCGCCTGGGTCGAAGCCCCGGTTTGTCTTTGTATTTCAGCCCTGAATTCCCGGGTCATGGAAGGCAGGTCGCTTTTTTCGAGATTATCGTATATTTCGTTGATCTTTGCGACGACGTGGGATATCTTCGCCACTTCTCTTTCGTTTTTTGTCTTTATAAGTTTTCTCAAGAATTTGAAAGGCAATTTCATTCGATCTCTCCGTTTATTTCCGGAAACTCCGCTTCCTGAATCCTGTTGCCAACGGTTTGGAGGAGTTTGCCGAGCTGTTTAAAGTCGAGGCAAGATGGTGCCGAAAGAGTAATCCAGCTCCACCAGCGTCGCGTCTCTTTTTCGCCGTCAAAATCAACCCAAAGAGGCGTCGCTGTACCGACACCGAAACAGAGAGAAGAATACCCTCCGACCGGAGCTATGTCAACTCCGGCTCTGCCGGGGAATGATATCTGGACCGTGCCGAATTTGAGAGCGGCTTTTGAGGGATTGATTATCAAGCCTATCTTGTCCAGAAGAGAAGCCTTGTTTTCCGTTTTAGCGGTTTCTTCGTACCATTGGTAAAGAGAAAATATCCCGGTGTTTTCAAAATCCCTGATAACTCCTTTGTCCTCGACTGCGATTACGGGAACAGGCACATTCCTGAATACGAGACAGTGAGTTCCCAGGAGCTCGGGAAAATTCTTGACAGATAGGGCGACGGACCTGATTATCAGGACCGACAGAGGAACGACTATGTCTTTTTCCAGGGCAATTTCTTTTTTGAGAGAAATCAGTCCGGAAACGTCGACAAACTTCGCTAAAAAAATTTTCTTGCAAGGAAACATAATAATCATTATATTCTAATTTTTTTGAGCCGATATAAAAAGCGTTTTTTTTGAATAGTCACCGAAGAAAAACCTTGCGTTTGACTCGAAACATTGAAAATCATTAAATACAAAAGGAGCTGAAAATGGACGTTATTGAAAAAAACTCGCTGGAACAGATACAAATCGAGATGAAGGAATACAAAAAGAAGAAGTATCTCGACATAAGAACTTATTACCAGTCCGACGGTGAATGGAAACCTTCCAAGAAAGGCGTAACAATACATCCTGAAAATCTCGACAAGCTTCTTGAGATAATCACGGGAATAAAAGAAGAGTACGACAAAGAAGCCATGGCTGAATAATATTATTCAGCTGTCTTGAAGTGCTCTCAGCCTGCTTATCACTGGTGGATGAGAGTAATTGATAAGGACATCGAAAGGGTGAGGATTGAGATCGCCGAAGCTCGTGACGTAGATCTTTTTGAGGGCTTCGGCGAAATCTTTTTTGTTTTCCGTTGTTGTGACTGCGTATCTGTCGGCCTCGAATTCGAACTTTCTTGACAGAAAATTTCCCGCAATATTGAAAATAAATGATACAGGCTGGTATAGCACGGCGAAAGACGCCATTCCCGCGTAAATCGAAAATGTTTCAATTTTGAAAGCTTTTGTCAGCGCGGAGTTTTTTACGAAAACAGACAGAAGGAACAGCATCAGTCCGCTTGCGAGAATTGTCACGGCAATTGTTTTGTAGACGTGCTTTTTTCTGAAATGCCCCGCCTCGTGCGCTAAAACTCCTACGGTTTCGTTTGGCGTGAGTTTTTCTATAAGAGTGTCGAACAACACTATCCTTATTGATTTGCCTATGCCCGTGAAATACGCGTTCGGTTTTGTAGTCCTCCTTGAGCCGTCCATTTGAAATATGCCTTTTATTTTAAAATTTTCATTTTTAGCGTAATCGGTTATCTTGTCCTTAAGCTCCCCGTCGTTTATAGGTCGGAATTTGTTGAAAAGAGGCATGATCAGCACCGGAGCCACTTCAGCCATAATCACCTGAAAGACAGACAGTGCAGACCAGGCCAACACCCAGGCGAAACTGCCGAAACTCAGAAAAAACCATATCAGCATGGCGGAAACAGGTGCACCTATTAATACTGTGAGAGAAAGACCTTTTATAATGTCGAGAAAAAAGGTTTTGTGAGTGGTTCGGTTGAAGCCGAATTCGTTTTCTATCCTGAATTTTGAATAATACGAAAACGGCAGGTTTATGGCCGACGAAAGAAAAAACAGTGTGAAAAAGAATACGACGCCGGTGAAAATTTCGTTTAATCCGAAGCTTCTGGCGAAAATGTCAATGTAATTGAATCCTCCTGATATCAGGAATACGAGGAACACAATCGTGGAAACTGTATTTTCAAAAATTGAAAATACAGAGTTTTTCCTGTTGTATCGGATGTATTTTTGATGAGACTCTTCGTCGAAAAAACCCTGAAACAGATCCGGAACGGGCTCTTTTGACTTACGAATTCTCAGCAGGTCTACGATAAGCTCAATCAAGTAAGACAGCAGGATTATAAAAATAAAGGCTGAAAGAAACAACGAAACAGCGTTCATAAAACTATCCTGACTGCCCTTGACCCAGGCGAAACACCGTGTATTAATTCGTGGACTGTGACGAAAAACCTATTTGAATATGCAATATAAAACATAAGTGATTATTATAATTATCAAATCAAATAAATGCAAAAATTCCATACTGCTCCCCTTTTATGAAATTCGAAGAAAATGTATAAGTATTTGACTTGAGGCGGAAGATAAATTTCTTTTTAAAATATCAGGAAAATAATCAGAAAAATAATCGAAAATTACAAGGAACAATTAATGCTGTAAAGATACAGTAGAAATACGATTAGATCCTATGTTTCAAAGAGTTGTGTTACCAGCCAAGTTGTCGTACAATGTTATTGGCCGTGCCGAATCGTAAGCGACCGATGCGCGGACATTAGGCTCATGGCCCCAGGAGGATGAGTGGTGAACACGACAAGCGATCCTGCCGCAGAAGAATGGAAACGAGTGATAGACGCTCTCCCTGACCTTGTCTGTATTATCGATTCAGAGCACAGGATTCGCTGGATGAACGCCGCGATGGCGGAAAAACTGGGTGTTATTCAGGCGGAGGTGACAGGTCTGACCTGTTACGAAGCAGTGCATGGAGCAACCTGCCCGTCGGATTTCTGCCCCCACTGCCAACTACTCCGGGATCAGCAGGAACATGCAGCCGAGATTCACGAGGAACGGCTCGGGGGCGATTTTATGGTGACCTGTACTCCCCTGCGGGACCAAGAAGGAAAGTTGATCGGGAGCGTCCATGTGGCACGAGACATCTCCGAACGCAAGCAGGCGGAGGATGAGATGCAAAGCGCGTATGGCCGTCTTGCTGCCACGCTCTCATTTATCACGACGGTCATTTCGTCCGTTCCTATTCCCCTTTTTTACAAAGACAGAGAGGGACGTTACATTGGAGTGAACGAAGCATTTGCCGAACTCATGGGATATACACCTGATTATTACAAGGGTAAAACCGTGATGGAGCTTTGGCCTAGCGAATATGCTCAGGTGTACCATGACAGAGATCTTGAGTTGATGAACAACCCTAAACGACAAATCTATGAATTCAAGGTGCTGGACAAGAACGGGATAGACCATCGAGTGATTTGGTCCAAGGATGTGTTTCGAGATGAACACGGCCAAGTCGCGGGTATTGTAGGTGCCTTTCTGGACATCTCCGAGCGGGTGCGCGCGGAAGAGGC contains:
- a CDS encoding transcriptional coactivator p15/PC4 family protein is translated as MDVIEKNSLEQIQIEMKEYKKKKYLDIRTYYQSDGEWKPSKKGVTIHPENLDKLLEIITGIKEEYDKEAMAE
- a CDS encoding M48 family metallopeptidase, which produces MNAVSLFLSAFIFIILLSYLIELIVDLLRIRKSKEPVPDLFQGFFDEESHQKYIRYNRKNSVFSIFENTVSTIVFLVFLISGGFNYIDIFARSFGLNEIFTGVVFFFTLFFLSSAINLPFSYYSKFRIENEFGFNRTTHKTFFLDIIKGLSLTVLIGAPVSAMLIWFFLSFGSFAWVLAWSALSVFQVIMAEVAPVLIMPLFNKFRPINDGELKDKITDYAKNENFKIKGIFQMDGSRRTTKPNAYFTGIGKSIRIVLFDTLIEKLTPNETVGVLAHEAGHFRKKHVYKTIAVTILASGLMLFLLSVFVKNSALTKAFKIETFSIYAGMASFAVLYQPVSFIFNIAGNFLSRKFEFEADRYAVTTTENKKDFAEALKKIYVTSFGDLNPHPFDVLINYSHPPVISRLRALQDS
- a CDS encoding PAS domain-containing protein, with translation MVNTTSDPAAEEWKRVIDALPDLVCIIDSEHRIRWMNAAMAEKLGVIQAEVTGLTCYEAVHGATCPSDFCPHCQLLRDQQEHAAEIHEERLGGDFMVTCTPLRDQEGKLIGSVHVARDISERKQAEDEMQSAYGRLAATLSFITTVISSVPIPLFYKDREGRYIGVNEAFAELMGYTPDYYKGKTVMELWPSEYAQVYHDRDLELMNNPKRQIYEFKVLDKNGIDHRVIWSKDVFRDEHGQVAGIVGAFLDISERVRAEEALKAAEEEKALMLNSTSDLVVYHDKDMRIRWANKMASISVNRPSEELIGHYCWDIWHQRREPCVGCPVILARDTGQPQEAEIGSPDGRQWFIRGYPIKNA